One Theropithecus gelada isolate Dixy chromosome 20, Tgel_1.0, whole genome shotgun sequence DNA segment encodes these proteins:
- the LOC112613722 gene encoding serine/threonine-protein kinase SMG1-like, whose amino-acid sequence MEIPIAWRKIDIIREARSTQVNFFDDDNHRQVLEEIFFLKRLQTIKEFFRLCGTFSKTLSGSSSLEDQNTVNGPVQIVNVKTLFRNSCFSEDQMAKPIKAFTADFVRQLLIGLPNQALGLTLCSFISALGVDIIAQVEAKDFGAESKVSVDDLCKKAVEHNIQIGKFSQLVMNRATVLASSYDTAWKKHDLVRRLETSISSCKTSLQRVQLHIAMFQWQHEDLLINRPQAMSVTPPPRSAILTSMKKKLHTLSQIETSIATVQEKLAALEASIEQRLKWAGGANPALAPVLQDFEATIAERRNLVLKESQRASQVTFLCSNIIHFESLRTRTAEALNLDAALFELIKRCQQMCSFASQFNSSVSELELRLLQRVDTGLEHPIGSSEWLLSAHKQLTQDMSTQRAIQTEKEQQIETVCETIQNLVDNIKTVLTGHNRQLGDVKHLLKAMAKDEEAALADGEDVPYENSVRQFLGEYKSWQDNIQTVLFTLVQAMGQVRSQEHVEMLQEITPTLKELKTQSQSIYNNLVSFASPLVTDATNECSSPTSSATYQPSFAAAVRSNTGQKTQPDVMSQNARKLIQKNLATSADTPPSTVPGTGKSVACSPKKAVRDPKTGKAVQERNSYAVSVWKRVKAKLEGRDVDPNRRMSVAEQVDYVIKEATNLDNLAQLYEGWTAWV is encoded by the exons ATGGAAATTCCTATAGCTTGGCGAAAGATTGACATCATAAGGGAAGCCAGGAGTactcaagttaatttttttgatgATGATAATCACCGGCAGGTGCTAGAagagattttctttctaaaaagacTCCAGACGATTAAGGAGTTCTTCAGGCTCTGTGGTACCTTTTCTAAAACATTGTCAG gaTCAAGTTCACTTGAAGATCAGAATACTGTGAATGGGCCTGTACAGATTGTCAATGTGAAAACCCTTTTTAGAAACTCTTGTTTCAGTGAAGACCAAATGGCCAAACCTATCAAGGCATTCACGGCTGACTTTGTGAGGCAGCTCTTGATAGGACTACCTAACCAAGCCCTCGGACTCACACTGTGCAGTTTTATCAGTGCTCTGGGTGTAGACATCATTGCTCAAGTAGAGGCAAAGGACTTTGGTGCCGAAAGCAAAGTTTCTGTTGATGATCTCTGTAAGAAAGCGGTGGAACATAACATCCAGATTGGGAAATTCTCTCAGTTGGTTATGAACAGGGCAACCGTGTTAGCAAGTTCTTATGACACTGCCTGGAAGAAGCATGACTTGGTGCGAAGGCTGGAAACCAGTATTTCTTCTTGTAAGACAAGCCTGCAGCGAGTTCAGCTGCATATTGCCATGTTTCAG TGGCAACATGAAGATCTACTTATCAATAGACCACAAGCCATGTCAGTCACACCTCCCCCACGGTCTGCTATCCTAACCAGCATGAAAAAGAAACTGCATACCCTGAGCCAAATTGAAACTTCTATTGCAACAGTTCAG GAGAAGCTAGCAGCACTTGAAGCAAGTATTGAACAGCGACTCAAGTGGGCAGGTGGTGCCAACCCTGCATTGGCCCCTGTACTACAAGATTTTGAAGCAACGATAGCTGAAAGAAGAAATCTTGTCCTTAAAGAGAGCCAAAGAGCAAGTCAG GTCACTTTTCTCTGCAGCAATATCATTCATTTTGAAAGTTTACGAACAAGAACTGCAGAAGCCTTAAACCTGGATGCGGCGTTATTTGAACTAATCAAGCGATGTCAGCAGATGTGTTCATTTGCATCACAGTTTAACAGTTCAGTGTCTGAGTTAGAGCTTCGTTTATTACAGAGAGTG GACACTGGTCTTGAACATCCTATTGGCAGCTCTGAATGGCTTTTGTCAGCACACAAACAATTGACCCAGGATATGTCTACTCAGAGGGCAATTCAGACAGAGAAAGAGCAGCAGATAGAAACGGTCTGTGAAACAATTCAGAATCTGGTTGATAATATAAAGACTGTGCTCACTGGTCATAACCGACAGCTTGGAGATGTCAAACATCTCTTGAAAGCTATGGCTAAG GATGAAGAAGCTGCTCTGGCGGATGGTGAAGATGTTCCCTATGAGAACAGTGTTAGGCAGTTTTTGGGTGAATATAAATCATGGCAAGACAACATTCAAACAGTTCTGTTTACATTAGTCCAGGCTATGGGTCAGGTTCGAAGTCAAGAACATGTTGAAATGCTCCAGGAAATCACTCCCACCttgaaagaactgaaaacacaAAGTCAGAG tatcTATAATAATTTAGTGAGTTTTGCATCACCCTTAGTCACCGATGCAACAAATGAATGTTCGAGTCCAACGTCATCTGCTACTTATCAGCCATCCTTTGCTGCAG CAGTCCGGAGTAACActggccagaagactcagcctgATGTCATGTCACAGAATGCTAGAAAGCTGATCCAGAAAAATCTTGCCACATCAGCTGATACTCCACCAAGCACCGTTCCAGGAACTGGCAAGAGTGTTGCTTGTAGTCCTAAAAAGGCAGTCAGAGACCCTAAAACTGGGAAAG CGGTGCAAGAGAGAAACTCCTATGCAGTGAGTGTGTGGAAGAGAGTGAAAGCCAAGTTAGAGGGCCGAGATGTTGATCCAAATAGGAGGATGTCAGTTGCTGAACAG